A stretch of the Amia ocellicauda isolate fAmiCal2 chromosome 10, fAmiCal2.hap1, whole genome shotgun sequence genome encodes the following:
- the stk31 gene encoding serine/threonine-protein kinase 31 isoform X4, whose protein sequence is MDESETGKMELIGVTYVLDAVTFWAQNVNDDNAVKKMSSLLSETCPTARRVLGNPSPQKLYGALFSEDKCWYRCKVQMHKDDQFHVTYIDYGNSEVVSRSALVELPEELQMTSFAQKYRFWGFHVVSNEDSPHFLQGKTFLNNLIFGKKLRIQKMSVCRDGTVLVQAFQGNLDIGEELAKMKFITVDLPGADDCQKAGRILREACTLWTSRVPERGQRGDELQGYMPKLRPAFLDQKPQPVREKSTITTLQPANSLKKKMDKELLEENEKLRAEKSALEQNLVLTEAQLQNMKTELQQKVKERSQKDIEVTEKLLKTAVGDKLRRVAQKAEAVRRVRENSNTSSLGDNLLEAINVVTLGCISAPATMDKVNAAWQEYHLAQEKLRACRVEKDELEVMVGRRDEVRSALAGAVEEYLAEVDKLPIAERGDNLEELGSALSSVFGSFSMEDVGENAFDQFAEWKSRKQQEFNSVRNKTDDALKSLCLWFSDISKFFYLKSGTSVTLSEIADNIDRVLEKVECDICKELEVSLATRNDQDIKVVTNAYYRVMQKIQQEQSLLFTVREKYMTNTEFKKEFLQWQDETPKADVLFAIKKVIKALKSQLRWKLAEMGNLEEAEEPDAGEILKKKEEITEIRNTLFQEINREREEYRKLALLTKKLFPELPLLYPSLDILSYMNSNGLVTKSLERDLFDAEPMRELSSKRPLVCTEFQGQKVILKGYSVDDAAEARVLERAAQYHQAFCNASKYPGLLPLLSLFFGKSDPLAYVIMPNYTRGSLRVIQGSSPLTGYEIPKVMKGVAVGLQTLHCCGITHGALHPNNVFVLNRECGVVGDFDFTKTAEQRALVSWMVAGDLSLAAPEVRTGRPASSACDMYAFGGVLLWLHFPNGTFVTKADGTPDTRGLDMDPKLQALLGKLLTCSGRLTALEVMSDDYFLEADVPGPQRLEDITLEVKP, encoded by the exons ATGGATGAATCGGAGACTGGGAAAA TGGAACTGATTGGAGTTACTTATGTACTGGATGCTGTGACCTTCTGGGCTCAG AATGTGAACGATGATAATGCTGTGAAGAAAATGTCAAGTCTTCTCTCTGAGACCTGCCCCACAGCCAGGAGAGTTTTGGGGAATCCTAGCCCACAAAAA CTATACGGAGCTTTATTTTCAGAAGACAAGTGCTGGTATAGGTGCAAGGTACAGATGCATAAAGATGATCAG TTCCATGTGACATACATTGACTATGGAAATTCTGAAGTGGTCAGTAGATCTGCTCTGGTTGAACTGCCTGAAGAGCTTCAGATGACAAGTTTTGCACAAAAATACAGATTTTGGGGTTTCCATGTAGTCAGCAATGAAGATTCACCTCACTTCCTGCAG GGCAAGACCTTTCTGAATAACTTAATTTTTGGGAAAAAGTTAAGAATCCAGAAGATGTCTGTGTGCAGGGACGGCACCGTGCTCGTGCAGGCCTTTCAGGGGAATCTCGACATCGGTGAGGAACTGGCCAAGATGAAGTTCATCACAGTCGACCTCCCAGGCGCCGATGACTGCCAGAAGGCGGGCCGGATTCTGCGGGAGGCCTGTACCCTGTGGACGAGCCGGGTCCCTGAGAGAGGCCAGCGTGGCGATGAGCTGCAGGGGTACATGCCGAAGTTACGCCCAGCTTTCCTTGATCAGAAACCTCAGCCTGTCAG GGAAAAAAGCACCATAACCACACTGCAGCCTGCCaattccctgaaaaagaaaatggataAGGAATTATTGGAAGAGAATGAAAAACTGAGAGCAGAGAAAAGTGCTCTGGAGCAGAATTTGGTGCTCACCGAAGCCCAGCTCCAAAACATGAAGACTGAGCTGCAG CAGAAGGTGAAGGAAAGATCCCAGAAGGACATTGAAGTCACTGAAAAGCTCTTGAAGACAGCAGTGGGGGACAAACTGAGAAGGGTGGCCCAGAAAGCGGAGGCTGTCCGCAGAGTCCG AGAGAACAGTAATACCAGCAGCCTGGGGGACAATCTTCTGGAAGCCATCAATGTGGTCACACTGGGCTGTATCTCGGCACCGGCCACCATGGATAAAGTGAATGCAGCGTGGCAGGAGTATCACCTGGCCCAAGAGAAGCTCAGAGCTTGTCGGGTGGAA AAAGACGAGCTGGAGGTCATGGTCGGCCGGCGCGATGAGGTGCGCAGTGCTCTCGCGGGGGCTGTGGAGGAGTATCTGGCCGAGGTGGACAAGCTGCCCATCGCAGAGCGCGGGGACAATCTGGAG GAACTGGGCTCTGCTCTCTCATCCGTTTTCGGATCCTTCTCGATGGAAGATGTCGGAGAGAATGCCTTTGATCAGTTTGCGGAGTGGAAGAGCAGGAAGCAGCAGGAGTTCAACAGTGTCAGGAATAAAACCGATGACGCCTTGAAGTCCCTGTGCCTCTGGTTTAGTGACATCAGCAAG TTCTTTTATTTGAAGAGTGGCACATCTGTGACTCTGAGTGAAATAGCCGACAACATAGACCGCGTCTTGGAGAAAGTTGAATGTGACATTTGCAAAGAGCTGGAGGTTTCTCTCGCA ACGCGGAATGACCAAGACATCAAGGTCGTGACCAATGCTTATTACCGAGTGATGCAGAAGATACAGCAGGAGCAGAGTCTCCTCTTCACGGTCAGAGAAAAGTACATGACCAACACCGAG TTTAAAAAGGAGTTCCTTCAGTGGCAGGATGAGACTCCGAAGGCAGACGTGCTGTTCGCGATTAAGAAGGTGATAAAAGCCCTGAAATCGCAACTGCGTTGGAAACTGGCCGAGATGGGGAACCTGGAAGAA GCCGAGGAACCCGACGCGGGAGAGATTTtgaagaagaaagaagaaataaCCGAGATCAGAAACACGCTTTTCCAGGAGATTAACcgtgagagagaggaatat CGGAAACTCGCCCTCCTGACAAAAAAGCTCTTCCCTGAACTGCCTTTGCTGTATCCTTCACTGGACATACTCAGCTACATG AACTCGAACGGCCTCGTTACGAAAAGCCTGGAACGTGATCTCTTCGACGCCGAGCCGATGAGGGAACTGAGTAGCAAACGGCCTCTTGTGTGCACCGAGTTCCAGGGGCAAAAGGTCATACTCAAG GGGTATTCTGTGGACGATGCGGCCGAAGCCAGAGTGTTGGAGCGGGCCGCCCAGTACCACCAAGCTTTCTGCAATGCCAGCAAGTATCCGGGGTTGCTGCCCCTGCTGTCCCTGTTCTTCGGCAAG tctGATCCACTTGCTTACGTGATCATGCCGAACTACACGCGTGGGAGCTTACGGGTCATTCAGGGATCCAGTCCTCTGACCGGCTAC GAAATCCCCAAAGTGATGAAAGGAGTGGCGGTCGGCCTGCAGACGCTGCACTGCTGCGGCATAACGCACGGCGCTCTGCACCCCAACAACGTGTTCGTCCTGAACCGCGAGTGCGGAGTCGTGGGAGATTTCGACTTCACCAAGACAGCC GAGCAGCGCGCTCTCGTGAGCTGGATGGTCGCAGGTGACCTGAGCCTGGCTGCCCCCGAGGTGCGCACCGGCCGGCCCGCCTCCTCCGCCTGCGATATGTATGCGTTTGGGGGAGTCCTGCTCTGG CTACACTTTCCAAACGGCACCTTTGTGACAAAGGCAGACGGCACGCCAGATACAAGAGGCCTGGATATG GACCCTAAGCTCCAGGCGCTGCTGGGCAAGCTGCTGACCTGCAGTGGGCGTCTCACAGCTCTGGAAGTCATGTCCGATGACTACTTCCTCGAGGCTGACGTTCCTGGACCCCAAAGACTGGAAGACATTACCCTGGAAGTAAAGCCCTAG